Proteins from a genomic interval of Tenacibaculum sp. SZ-18:
- a CDS encoding LytR/AlgR family response regulator transcription factor: MLRGLLIEDEQHVRKELQQLINKNFVDEVSIVGEAKSVKEGVKAILTHQPDLVFLDVDLGDGSSFEILSMLPEINFDIIFVTGYDSHAIKAIKLGALDYLLKPIDEDELKESISKAIQQKNEAKSNGNLVDVASNFYKNKVHNKIVVKTLEAQHILNFEDIIFCKSEGNYTTFHLKNEQVLVSKSMKKLQPLLDNNIFLKCHQSYLINRSHITKYLNEGFLVTKYGDRIPVATRRKDDVLNLIFKS; encoded by the coding sequence ATGCTACGAGGGTTACTAATTGAGGATGAACAACATGTAAGAAAAGAATTGCAACAATTAATCAATAAAAATTTTGTTGATGAAGTATCAATTGTAGGCGAAGCAAAGTCCGTAAAAGAAGGAGTAAAGGCAATTTTAACTCATCAACCAGATCTAGTGTTTTTAGACGTAGATTTAGGTGATGGTTCTAGTTTTGAAATACTGTCTATGCTACCGGAAATTAATTTTGATATTATTTTTGTGACTGGTTACGATTCGCATGCCATTAAAGCTATAAAACTTGGGGCTTTAGATTATCTGTTAAAACCAATTGATGAAGATGAGCTTAAAGAATCAATTTCAAAGGCAATTCAACAAAAAAATGAAGCAAAAAGTAATGGAAATTTAGTGGATGTTGCGAGTAATTTCTACAAAAATAAAGTACATAATAAAATTGTTGTAAAGACTTTAGAGGCGCAACATATTCTAAATTTTGAAGATATTATTTTTTGTAAATCTGAAGGAAACTATACTACGTTTCACCTTAAAAATGAGCAAGTATTGGTGTCTAAATCCATGAAAAAATTACAACCGCTCTTGGATAATAATATATTCCTAAAATGTCATCAATCCTACCTAATAAATAGGTCACACATTACTAAATATTTAAACGAAGGATTTTTAGTAACTAAATACGGAGATAGAATTCCTGTTGCAACCAGAAGAAAAGATGACGTTTTAAATTTAATATTTAAATCTTAA